A genomic region of Microlunatus sagamiharensis contains the following coding sequences:
- a CDS encoding nucleoside deaminase, producing MAIDEQDRVHLRHAVDLARQAVDAGDEPFGSVLVAADGTVLQAHRNEAVTRNAIHHPELTLAQWAGDHLDAAARAGATVYTSGEHCPMCSAAHAWVGLGRIVYASSGQQTATWVAELGGGASPVAALSITDVAPGVPVDGPDEELAEQVHGLHRRFRGAVDQG from the coding sequence GTGGCGATCGACGAGCAGGACCGGGTGCACCTGCGGCACGCGGTCGACCTGGCCCGGCAGGCGGTCGACGCCGGTGACGAACCGTTCGGGTCCGTGCTCGTCGCCGCCGACGGCACGGTGCTGCAGGCCCACCGCAACGAGGCCGTCACCCGCAACGCCATCCACCACCCCGAGCTGACGCTGGCGCAGTGGGCCGGAGACCACCTCGACGCGGCGGCACGGGCGGGCGCCACGGTCTACACCTCGGGCGAGCACTGCCCGATGTGCTCCGCGGCGCACGCCTGGGTGGGGCTCGGCCGGATCGTGTACGCCTCGTCGGGGCAGCAGACCGCCACGTGGGTCGCCGAGCTCGGCGGCGGGGCCTCGCCCGTGGCGGCGCTCTCGATCACCGACGTCGCTCCCGGCGTCCCGGTCGACGGCCCCGACGAGGAGCTGGCGGAGCAGGTCCACGGTCTGCACCGTCGCTTCCGTGGGGCCGTCGACCAGGGCTGA
- a CDS encoding DUF6194 family protein codes for MTPDDVRAYVEGLGGVLTLAPGPGDGTPEVAWGDLFFYEAPDGVVPPGQPFATVVTKDYPGEPASGLDRPGAFRVDVGASEEEFARWSGAAAELPSTVTDVVMPHPTYAAQGWLCVVDPGDGSGDALRALLSAAHARARARRERRERAEPSSG; via the coding sequence GTGACGCCCGACGACGTCCGTGCGTACGTCGAGGGGCTCGGCGGCGTCCTCACCCTCGCGCCCGGACCCGGCGACGGGACGCCGGAGGTGGCCTGGGGCGACCTGTTCTTCTACGAGGCGCCGGACGGGGTCGTGCCGCCCGGGCAGCCCTTCGCCACCGTGGTGACCAAGGACTACCCGGGGGAGCCGGCCTCGGGCCTCGACCGGCCCGGGGCGTTCCGGGTCGACGTCGGCGCCAGCGAGGAGGAGTTCGCCCGGTGGTCGGGTGCAGCGGCGGAGCTCCCGTCCACCGTGACCGACGTCGTGATGCCCCACCCGACGTACGCGGCGCAGGGCTGGCTCTGCGTGGTCGACCCGGGTGACGGTTCCGGCGACGCGCTGCGGGCGCTGCTGTCCGCCGCGCACGCCCGGGCCCGCGCCCGGCGGGAGCGGCGCGAGCGGGCCGAACCGTCGTCGGGCTGA
- a CDS encoding DNA-3-methyladenine glycosylase family protein produces the protein MSTSVASSTSVRLNGPYDLAEVATMGFGHRDEASFDGVMRLGFCLDTDLERQVGVEVRQAGGRLDLVVRPADDRPLGPAEVEAAARQVARVVSVDHDGAAFDALCRADPVLAPVHAAAPGFRPALFYSPYEAAVWSVVSARRPRAQAIGLRRRLAQELGSAVELAGEAVEVIPTPSALLRLESLPGLPTDRVPRLHAVAEAAQRGELDVEVLRALPPDEAQARLQRLPGIGPFYSSLVVVRACGHADVMVTGESHARDLVQELYGFDHAPTPAEMEAVGEGWRPYRTWVAVMLRALSGRVPR, from the coding sequence ATGAGCACGTCGGTGGCAAGCAGCACCTCGGTGCGGCTCAACGGGCCCTACGACCTGGCCGAGGTCGCGACCATGGGGTTCGGGCACCGCGACGAGGCGTCCTTCGACGGGGTGATGCGGCTCGGCTTCTGCCTCGACACCGACCTCGAGCGCCAGGTCGGCGTCGAGGTCCGGCAGGCCGGAGGCCGCCTCGACCTCGTCGTGCGGCCGGCGGACGACCGGCCGCTGGGCCCCGCCGAGGTGGAGGCGGCGGCTCGCCAGGTCGCCCGCGTCGTGTCGGTGGACCACGACGGTGCGGCGTTCGACGCGCTCTGCCGGGCCGACCCGGTCCTCGCGCCCGTCCACGCGGCTGCGCCGGGCTTCCGCCCCGCCCTCTTCTACTCGCCGTACGAGGCGGCCGTCTGGTCGGTCGTCAGCGCCCGGCGACCGCGGGCCCAGGCGATCGGGCTCCGCCGCCGGCTGGCCCAGGAGCTCGGGTCGGCCGTCGAGCTCGCCGGGGAGGCGGTCGAGGTCATCCCGACGCCCAGCGCGCTGCTCCGGCTCGAGTCGCTGCCCGGGCTGCCCACCGACCGGGTGCCGCGGCTCCACGCCGTGGCCGAGGCGGCGCAGCGCGGCGAGCTCGACGTCGAGGTGCTGCGGGCGCTCCCGCCCGACGAGGCGCAGGCGCGCCTCCAGCGGCTTCCCGGGATCGGGCCCTTCTACAGCTCGCTCGTCGTCGTGCGGGCCTGCGGGCACGCCGACGTGATGGTGACGGGGGAGTCGCACGCCCGGGACCTCGTGCAGGAGCTGTACGGGTTCGACCACGCGCCGACCCCGGCCGAGATGGAGGCCGTCGGCGAGGGCTGGCGGCCGTACCGGACCTGGGTCGCGGTCATGCTCCGCGCGCTGTCGGGGCGGGTGCCCCGGTGA
- a CDS encoding deoxyguanosinetriphosphate triphosphohydrolase family protein produces MDPRLARARPEAERPYAPGESEFRTDLERIRFAQSFSRLAEVTQVVTAGALNGVVHNRLTHTIKVTAVARAIAVRLLRGEDRELLRDLGGLDHVVVQAAANAHDLGHPPFGHLGERALDRLARERFGLSDGFEGNAQTFRILTELEVHGPGDEGLNLTAAVRAAVLKYPWARNHWPAPHPTGWPVPPRGAGHGRGGTGAAKFSTYVVDLPEMLDALAAFPDLPPGRQTLECSVMDLADDIAYSLHDVEDFHRSGVLQFSPVSSEFRSWEADVATMAGLDERRLAEMGRTPGAGLERLRRRLRSRDAWMFDEATFASAVATVGDEFVDGVLAVPYDGSMQSDRAVSGFTSRWIDHLVTSVTPDPEPSVRSGYVRMSSQAWHEVQVLKFVNSYFILERPDLAMLQRGQEKTIEQLVTGFDEWLSDPTDAFRAPRRLVDLVNAAAYGYERVVKEHPDHLDARTTDADLARMARGRGIADFVSGLTDAQAVAFAARLAGGSGVLWTSAL; encoded by the coding sequence ATGGACCCTCGGCTCGCCCGGGCCCGCCCGGAGGCGGAACGGCCGTACGCGCCCGGGGAGTCGGAGTTCCGGACCGACCTCGAGCGCATCCGCTTCGCGCAGTCCTTCTCCCGGCTCGCCGAGGTCACGCAGGTCGTGACGGCCGGCGCCCTGAACGGCGTCGTGCACAACCGGCTGACCCACACCATCAAGGTCACCGCGGTCGCCCGGGCGATCGCCGTCCGCCTGCTGCGCGGCGAGGACCGTGAGCTGCTGCGCGACCTCGGCGGCCTCGACCACGTCGTCGTCCAGGCGGCCGCGAACGCCCACGACCTCGGCCACCCGCCCTTCGGGCACCTCGGCGAGCGGGCGCTCGACCGGCTGGCCCGCGAACGGTTCGGGCTGAGCGACGGCTTCGAGGGCAACGCGCAGACGTTCCGGATCCTCACCGAGCTCGAGGTGCACGGCCCCGGCGACGAGGGCCTGAACCTCACCGCCGCCGTCCGTGCCGCCGTCCTCAAGTACCCGTGGGCGCGCAACCACTGGCCCGCGCCGCACCCGACGGGCTGGCCGGTGCCGCCACGCGGCGCGGGCCACGGCCGCGGCGGCACCGGTGCGGCGAAGTTCTCCACCTACGTGGTCGACCTGCCCGAGATGCTCGACGCGCTCGCCGCCTTCCCCGACCTCCCGCCGGGGCGCCAGACGCTCGAGTGCTCGGTCATGGACCTGGCCGACGACATCGCGTACTCCCTCCACGACGTCGAGGACTTCCACCGCTCCGGGGTGCTGCAGTTCTCCCCCGTGTCGAGCGAGTTCCGCTCCTGGGAGGCCGACGTCGCGACGATGGCCGGGCTCGACGAGCGGCGTCTGGCGGAGATGGGGCGCACGCCGGGGGCCGGGCTCGAGCGGCTTCGACGCCGCCTGCGCAGCCGTGACGCGTGGATGTTCGACGAGGCGACGTTCGCGTCGGCGGTGGCCACGGTCGGCGACGAGTTCGTCGACGGGGTGCTCGCGGTGCCGTACGACGGGTCGATGCAGAGCGACCGGGCGGTCTCCGGCTTCACCTCGCGCTGGATCGACCACCTGGTCACCTCGGTGACGCCGGACCCGGAGCCGTCCGTCCGCTCGGGCTACGTGCGCATGTCCTCGCAGGCGTGGCACGAGGTGCAGGTGCTCAAGTTCGTGAACTCCTACTTCATCCTCGAGCGGCCCGACCTGGCGATGCTGCAGCGGGGCCAGGAGAAGACGATCGAGCAGCTCGTCACCGGCTTCGACGAGTGGCTGTCGGACCCGACGGACGCCTTCCGCGCCCCGCGGCGCCTGGTCGACCTGGTCAACGCCGCGGCGTACGGCTACGAGCGCGTCGTGAAGGAGCACCCCGACCACCTCGACGCCCGGACCACCGACGCCGACCTGGCCCGGATGGCCCGCGGGCGGGGCATCGCCGACTTCGTCAGCGGCCTCACCGACGCGCAGGCCGTCGCGTTCGCGGCGAGGCTCGCCGGTGGCAGCGGCGTGCTCTGGACGAGCGCGCTGTAG
- a CDS encoding NAD(P)-dependent alcohol dehydrogenase, with translation MTTTVTALSVPEAGASFETVELERRDLRSDDVRIDIAYAGICHSDIHTVRGEWGERPFPITPGHEIIGTVAEVGSAVSRVKIGDTVGVGCFVDSCGECAACKDGEEQFCERGVVQTYATPDYHGEVTQGGYSQGVVVRDHFVLTIPDGVDLAATTPLLCAGITTYSPLKAHGVGPGSKVAVVGMGGLGHVAVKIAKALGAEVTVLSRTTSKEEDGRSFGADDYRATKDGNAFEELASSFDFILNTVGADLDVDAYLGLLGRGGTLVNVGAPSAPQKFGIFSLLTNRRNYAGSMVGGIPETQEMLDFCAEHGITATIELIDAGDVDAYYDKVVDGDVRYRAVIDAKTLRA, from the coding sequence ATGACTACCACCGTGACCGCCCTGTCCGTCCCCGAGGCCGGCGCCTCGTTCGAGACCGTCGAGCTCGAGCGCCGCGACCTCCGATCCGACGACGTCCGCATCGACATCGCGTACGCCGGCATCTGCCACTCCGACATCCACACCGTGCGCGGCGAGTGGGGTGAGCGCCCCTTCCCGATCACGCCGGGCCACGAGATCATCGGCACGGTCGCGGAGGTCGGCTCCGCGGTCTCCCGCGTCAAGATCGGCGACACCGTCGGCGTCGGCTGCTTCGTCGACTCCTGCGGGGAGTGCGCTGCGTGCAAGGACGGCGAGGAGCAGTTCTGCGAGCGCGGCGTCGTGCAGACGTACGCGACCCCGGACTACCACGGCGAGGTCACCCAGGGCGGCTACAGCCAGGGCGTCGTCGTCCGCGACCACTTCGTCCTGACGATCCCTGACGGCGTGGACCTCGCCGCCACCACCCCGCTGCTCTGCGCGGGCATCACCACCTACTCCCCGCTCAAGGCGCACGGCGTCGGCCCGGGCTCCAAGGTCGCCGTCGTCGGCATGGGCGGCCTCGGCCACGTGGCCGTCAAGATCGCCAAGGCGCTCGGCGCCGAGGTCACCGTGCTGAGCCGCACGACCTCCAAGGAGGAGGACGGCCGCAGCTTCGGGGCCGACGACTACCGCGCGACCAAGGACGGCAATGCCTTCGAGGAGCTCGCGAGCTCGTTCGACTTCATCCTCAACACGGTCGGCGCCGACCTCGACGTCGACGCCTACCTCGGCCTCCTCGGCCGCGGCGGGACCCTGGTGAACGTGGGTGCCCCGAGCGCTCCGCAGAAGTTCGGGATCTTCTCCCTGCTCACCAACCGCCGCAACTACGCGGGCTCGATGGTGGGCGGCATCCCCGAGACCCAGGAGATGCTCGACTTCTGCGCCGAGCACGGCATCACCGCGACGATCGAGCTGATCGACGCCGGCGACGTGGACGCCTACTACGACAAGGTCGTGGACGGCGACGTGCGCTACCGCGCGGTCATCGACGCGAAGACCCTGCGCGCCTGA
- a CDS encoding PhzF family phenazine biosynthesis protein yields MSRRFTQVDVFTHELGYGNPVAVVHDAEGLDDAALQRFAAWTNLSETTFLLPPTQRGADYRVRIFTPARELPFAGHPTLGSARAWLEAGGLPAEDGVVVQECGAGLVRVRRDGARLAFAAPPLLRGGPVDPGDLHEIVAALGVDPAAVVDAQWGDNGPGWVMVLLDRAETVLALAPDARGMRRFPDIGVAGPHPDGGEVAYEVRAFFLPGPTEDPVTGSLNAALGGWLTGSGRAPSRYVAAQGTAMGRRGRVHVEADGTDLWVGGHTVVGVQGTVEL; encoded by the coding sequence ATGTCACGACGCTTCACGCAGGTCGACGTCTTCACCCACGAGCTCGGCTACGGCAACCCGGTGGCCGTGGTGCACGACGCCGAGGGTCTCGACGACGCCGCGCTGCAGCGGTTCGCGGCGTGGACGAACCTCTCCGAGACGACCTTCCTGCTCCCGCCGACCCAGCGGGGCGCCGACTACCGCGTCCGGATCTTCACCCCGGCGCGCGAGCTGCCCTTCGCCGGGCACCCGACCCTCGGCTCCGCCCGCGCCTGGCTCGAGGCCGGCGGGCTGCCCGCCGAGGACGGCGTGGTCGTCCAGGAGTGCGGGGCCGGGCTGGTCCGCGTACGCCGTGACGGCGCCCGGCTGGCGTTCGCGGCACCGCCGCTGCTCCGCGGAGGGCCCGTCGACCCGGGCGACCTGCACGAGATCGTCGCCGCGCTCGGCGTCGACCCCGCCGCCGTCGTCGACGCCCAGTGGGGCGACAACGGGCCCGGCTGGGTGATGGTCCTCCTCGACCGCGCCGAGACCGTGCTCGCCCTCGCCCCCGACGCCCGCGGGATGCGGCGGTTCCCCGACATCGGCGTCGCCGGGCCGCACCCCGACGGCGGCGAGGTCGCGTACGAGGTGCGCGCCTTCTTCCTGCCCGGCCCCACCGAGGACCCGGTCACCGGGAGCCTCAACGCCGCCCTCGGCGGCTGGCTGACCGGCAGCGGACGCGCACCGTCGCGCTACGTCGCGGCGCAGGGCACGGCGATGGGCCGGCGGGGACGGGTCCACGTCGAGGCCGACGGGACGGACCTCTGGGTCGGCGGGCACACGGTGGTCGGGGTTCAGGGGACGGTCGAGCTCTGA
- the pgi gene encoding glucose-6-phosphate isomerase, with translation MSDPVDATTTAAWGRLKELRSSYEPDLRAAFAQDPERAERYSREVGDLYVDLSKNLVDDEILAALVELAEQTGVPQRRDQMFAGDRINVTENRSVLHVALRMPRSESLVVDGTDVVKDVHEVLDKIYAFSDLVRSGEWVGVTGKRIETVVNIGIGGSDLGPVMVYEALKPYVQPGLTCRFVSNIDPTDVYEATADLDPETTLFIVASKTFTTLETLTNARLARTWLLDGLRSSGAVAEGDDAAREAVSKHFVAVSTALDKVAAFGIDPENAFGFWDWVGGRYSVDSAIGTSVCVAVGKENFAAFLEGFHTVDVHFRDTAPARNVPMLMGLLNVWYDGFFDSQSHAVLPYAQYLHRFAAYLQQLTMESNGKSVRWDGSPVTTDTGEVFWGEPGTNGQHAFYQLIHQGTRVIPADFIAVATPARPLRDGEHDVHELFLANFFAQTRALAFGKTAEEVRAEGTDEAIVPARVFSGNRPTSSIMAPALTPSVVGQLIALYEHITFTQGVVWGIDSFDQWGVELGKQLALQVTPAVGGDEEALAKQDPSTQSLIRYYRAHRSS, from the coding sequence ATGAGCGATCCGGTCGATGCGACCACCACCGCGGCCTGGGGCCGGCTGAAGGAGCTGCGCAGCTCCTACGAGCCCGACCTCCGCGCAGCGTTCGCGCAGGACCCGGAGCGTGCCGAGCGCTACAGCCGCGAGGTCGGCGACCTCTACGTGGACCTTTCCAAGAACCTCGTGGACGACGAGATCCTCGCCGCGCTGGTCGAGCTCGCCGAGCAGACCGGGGTGCCGCAGCGCCGCGACCAGATGTTCGCCGGGGACCGCATCAACGTCACCGAGAACCGCTCCGTGCTGCACGTCGCCCTGCGGATGCCGCGCAGCGAGTCGCTCGTCGTCGACGGCACCGACGTGGTCAAGGACGTGCACGAGGTCCTCGACAAGATCTACGCCTTCTCCGACCTCGTCCGCAGCGGCGAGTGGGTCGGCGTCACCGGCAAGCGCATCGAGACGGTCGTCAACATCGGCATCGGCGGCTCCGACCTCGGCCCGGTGATGGTCTACGAGGCCCTCAAGCCGTACGTCCAGCCCGGGCTCACCTGCCGCTTCGTGTCGAACATCGACCCGACCGACGTGTACGAGGCGACCGCCGACCTCGACCCGGAGACCACGCTCTTCATCGTCGCGAGCAAGACCTTCACCACGCTGGAGACGCTGACCAACGCCCGGCTGGCCCGCACCTGGCTGCTCGACGGGCTGCGCTCCTCGGGCGCGGTCGCGGAGGGTGACGACGCGGCCCGCGAGGCCGTGTCCAAGCACTTCGTCGCGGTCTCCACCGCGCTCGACAAGGTCGCGGCCTTCGGCATCGACCCGGAGAACGCGTTCGGCTTCTGGGACTGGGTCGGCGGGCGCTACTCGGTCGACTCCGCGATCGGCACCAGCGTCTGCGTGGCGGTCGGCAAGGAGAACTTCGCGGCCTTCCTCGAGGGCTTCCACACCGTCGACGTGCACTTCCGCGACACCGCCCCGGCGCGCAACGTGCCGATGCTGATGGGCCTGCTGAACGTCTGGTACGACGGCTTCTTCGACAGCCAGAGCCACGCCGTGCTCCCGTACGCGCAGTACCTGCACCGCTTCGCGGCGTACCTGCAGCAGCTGACGATGGAGTCGAACGGCAAGAGCGTCCGCTGGGACGGCAGCCCGGTGACGACCGACACCGGCGAGGTCTTCTGGGGCGAGCCGGGCACCAACGGCCAGCACGCCTTCTACCAGCTGATCCACCAGGGCACGCGGGTGATCCCGGCCGACTTCATCGCGGTGGCGACGCCGGCCCGGCCGCTGCGCGACGGCGAGCACGACGTGCACGAGCTCTTCCTGGCGAACTTCTTCGCGCAGACCCGCGCCCTGGCGTTCGGCAAGACGGCCGAGGAGGTGCGCGCGGAGGGCACGGATGAGGCGATCGTGCCGGCGCGCGTCTTCAGCGGCAACCGTCCGACGAGCTCGATCATGGCGCCCGCCCTGACGCCGTCCGTGGTGGGCCAGCTGATCGCGCTCTACGAGCACATCACCTTCACCCAGGGTGTCGTCTGGGGCATCGACAGCTTCGACCAGTGGGGCGTCGAGCTCGGCAAGCAGCTCGCGCTGCAGGTCACCCCCGCCGTCGGGGGCGACGAGGAGGCCCTCGCGAAGCAGGACCCGTCGACCCAGTCGCTGATCCGCTACTACCGCGCGCACCGGTCCTCGTAG
- a CDS encoding SH3 domain-containing protein, which produces MPRPRPRRAMRPSATVRVARVAVPLALVGLGTSGVVAFALPGSDAQTAVPAPASSVPDVAALREQPVSRDVVRTPSPTPVATPTPTPTATPSKAAGASAKPVKAKPKAPSADDLAADAKASGSMWATDDLNIRTDPSKRSKVVTVVAPATKLSVTKTLRDGYRLVVFKGEGRWVTADYLSTTKPKPKPEALSGGVTDAACGKGSAMESGLTPDAVLVHRSVCANFPQVSSFGGRRGGGGFHGSGQAVDCMISDSKAGWELARWVRAHARELGVSEVIYSQKIWTVQRGSEGWRSMSDRGSATANHYDHVHVSVYGHRAA; this is translated from the coding sequence GTGCCACGACCCCGACCACGCCGGGCCATGCGTCCGTCGGCCACCGTCCGGGTGGCCCGCGTTGCTGTCCCGCTCGCCCTGGTCGGTCTCGGCACCAGCGGTGTCGTCGCCTTCGCGCTCCCCGGCTCGGACGCGCAGACGGCCGTCCCCGCCCCGGCGAGCAGCGTCCCCGACGTCGCCGCGCTCCGCGAGCAGCCCGTGAGCCGCGACGTCGTCCGCACCCCGAGCCCGACGCCGGTCGCCACCCCGACGCCCACCCCCACCGCGACGCCGAGCAAGGCCGCCGGGGCGAGCGCGAAGCCGGTCAAGGCCAAGCCGAAGGCGCCCAGCGCGGACGACCTGGCCGCGGACGCCAAGGCCTCCGGCTCGATGTGGGCGACCGACGACCTGAACATCCGGACGGACCCGAGCAAGCGCTCGAAGGTCGTCACCGTCGTGGCCCCGGCGACGAAGCTGTCGGTCACGAAGACCCTCCGCGACGGCTACCGCCTCGTCGTGTTCAAGGGCGAGGGCCGCTGGGTCACCGCCGACTACCTGTCCACGACGAAGCCGAAGCCGAAGCCCGAGGCGTTATCGGGCGGGGTCACCGACGCGGCCTGCGGCAAGGGCTCGGCGATGGAGAGCGGCCTGACCCCGGACGCCGTCCTGGTGCACCGCTCGGTCTGCGCGAACTTCCCCCAGGTCAGCTCCTTCGGCGGGCGACGCGGGGGCGGCGGGTTCCACGGCTCGGGCCAGGCGGTCGACTGCATGATCTCCGACTCCAAGGCCGGCTGGGAGCTCGCCCGCTGGGTCAGGGCCCACGCGCGTGAGCTCGGGGTCAGCGAGGTCATCTACTCGCAGAAGATCTGGACCGTCCAGCGCGGCAGCGAGGGCTGGCGCTCGATGTCGGACCGCGGGTCGGCCACGGCCAACCACTACGACCACGTGCACGTCTCGGTCTACGGCCACCGCGCCGCCTGA
- a CDS encoding peptidoglycan-binding domain-containing protein, giving the protein MVSTPAADRTTLPEQGATARRTTATALLAGMLALVLGLSVLAGAPPEPASAASPPPAAAVTPAGIEDLAAYVPANSCSVVTRPGTKKLGTLLVKTYPGTSFGGARSCGASPDSEHHDGRAVDWMNSVRNATQKKQAQAVIDWLFAADAQGRPYANARRLGVMYVIWDNKIWGAYRPSDGWREYNGCKAKSKQKKSLDAACHRNHMHISLSWAGATGRTSYWTGEVAAPDYGRCRPADMSWAYAYDKPNPTPCPRGAKVKAPAKASATLKTLVTYSGRSIKTGDKFAAVKAVQKSVGARQTGTWSSASVTKLKAFQRKHDLDDTGKLNYATWRALIESQQP; this is encoded by the coding sequence GTGGTCTCCACCCCCGCCGCCGACCGCACGACCCTTCCCGAGCAGGGCGCGACCGCCCGCCGCACGACCGCGACGGCCCTCCTGGCCGGGATGCTCGCCCTGGTCCTCGGGCTGAGCGTGCTGGCCGGCGCCCCGCCGGAGCCCGCCTCCGCCGCCTCCCCGCCGCCGGCGGCCGCGGTGACGCCGGCCGGGATCGAGGACCTCGCGGCGTACGTGCCCGCCAACTCCTGCTCCGTGGTCACGCGTCCGGGCACCAAGAAGCTCGGCACGCTGCTGGTGAAGACCTATCCCGGCACGTCCTTCGGCGGGGCGCGCAGCTGCGGCGCGAGCCCGGACAGCGAGCACCACGACGGGCGCGCCGTCGACTGGATGAACAGCGTCCGCAACGCCACGCAGAAGAAGCAGGCGCAAGCCGTCATCGACTGGCTCTTCGCGGCCGACGCGCAGGGCCGCCCGTACGCGAACGCCCGCCGCCTCGGCGTCATGTACGTCATCTGGGACAACAAGATCTGGGGCGCCTACCGACCGTCGGACGGCTGGCGGGAGTACAACGGCTGCAAGGCCAAGAGCAAGCAGAAGAAGTCGCTCGACGCCGCCTGCCACCGCAACCACATGCACATCTCGCTGAGCTGGGCCGGCGCGACGGGGCGCACCTCCTACTGGACCGGCGAGGTGGCCGCCCCCGACTACGGCCGCTGCCGCCCGGCCGACATGAGCTGGGCGTACGCCTACGACAAGCCCAACCCGACACCCTGCCCGCGCGGCGCCAAGGTCAAGGCACCCGCGAAGGCCTCGGCGACCCTGAAGACCCTGGTGACCTACTCGGGACGCAGCATCAAGACCGGCGACAAGTTCGCCGCGGTCAAGGCCGTGCAGAAGTCGGTCGGGGCCAGGCAGACCGGCACCTGGTCGAGCGCGTCGGTGACCAAGCTCAAGGCCTTCCAGCGCAAGCACGACCTCGACGACACCGGCAAGCTGAACTACGCCACCTGGCGCGCGCTGATCGAGTCGCAGCAGCCCTGA
- a CDS encoding iron-siderophore ABC transporter substrate-binding protein, giving the protein MPRRTRRALPGVALAVALLLSACGGGSSETPAASEAPASSAAALTITHKFGTTTVPANPTRVLTVGFNEQDFAIALGVEPVGVREFLGYDAPQRPWLPEDLRGKALPTVGSQEIAFEQVAALAPDLILGINSYMDQATYDKLSALAPTIAQSDAYADGGTPWDEQTRQTGAALGKAAEAERLVTDVKDRFAAVRSANPSFAGKSASFLLGGDQAGVYSLSQSDYRTGWLTELGFTVPEKDATVSLERLDAVDADVVMAEGLPDSVTGSKLWGAVDAVSENRFVDFGQFDQDFAAALGFNSPLSLPFVLTEAEPRLAAATDGDAATAPQPFPAS; this is encoded by the coding sequence ATGCCCCGCCGTACCCGCCGGGCCCTGCCCGGCGTCGCCCTCGCCGTCGCCCTCCTGCTCAGCGCCTGCGGGGGAGGTTCCTCCGAGACGCCGGCCGCCTCCGAGGCACCCGCCTCGAGCGCCGCGGCCCTCACGATCACGCACAAGTTCGGCACCACGACCGTGCCCGCGAACCCCACCCGAGTCCTCACCGTCGGCTTCAACGAGCAGGACTTCGCGATCGCCCTCGGTGTCGAGCCGGTCGGGGTGCGCGAGTTCCTGGGCTACGACGCCCCGCAGCGGCCCTGGCTGCCCGAGGACCTGCGCGGCAAGGCGCTCCCGACCGTGGGCTCCCAGGAGATCGCCTTCGAGCAGGTCGCCGCCCTGGCACCCGACCTGATCCTCGGCATCAACTCGTACATGGACCAGGCGACCTACGACAAGCTCAGCGCCCTGGCGCCGACGATCGCGCAGAGCGACGCGTACGCCGACGGCGGCACGCCCTGGGACGAGCAGACCCGCCAGACCGGCGCCGCCCTCGGCAAGGCAGCCGAGGCCGAGCGGCTCGTCACCGACGTCAAGGACCGCTTCGCGGCCGTCCGCTCGGCCAACCCGTCCTTCGCCGGCAAGAGCGCGTCCTTCCTGCTCGGCGGCGACCAGGCCGGCGTCTACTCCCTCAGCCAGTCCGACTACCGCACCGGCTGGCTCACCGAGCTCGGCTTCACCGTGCCCGAGAAGGACGCCACCGTCAGCCTCGAGCGGCTCGACGCCGTCGACGCCGACGTGGTCATGGCCGAGGGTCTCCCCGACAGCGTGACCGGCAGCAAGCTCTGGGGCGCGGTGGACGCGGTGAGCGAGAACCGCTTCGTCGACTTCGGTCAGTTCGACCAGGACTTCGCCGCCGCGCTGGGCTTCAACTCCCCGCTCAGCCTGCCGTTCGTCCTGACCGAGGCCGAGCCGCGGCTCGCGGCGGCGACCGACGGCGACGCTGCCACGGCGCCGCAGCCCTTCCCCGCTTCCTGA
- a CDS encoding SanA/YdcF family protein yields MAAALGLGLLAGAAVLGSVAWVRATAAGHTYGDDDLGAVPPAPVALVLGAQVYPSGRPSPFLAGRLDRAKELYDAGLVRVILVSGDNMAREYNEPDAMRSYLLAAGVPADKVVADYAGFDTYDSCARAQRIFGVDRLLVVTQGYHLPRAVATCRALGLDADGVADTSVSGSEAWRRGALRDQLATVKTVFDVVSRRDPVLGARETSVDRALQD; encoded by the coding sequence ATGGCCGCCGCCCTCGGCCTCGGCCTGCTGGCGGGCGCGGCGGTGCTGGGGTCCGTGGCCTGGGTCCGGGCCACCGCGGCCGGGCACACGTACGGCGACGACGACCTGGGTGCGGTCCCGCCGGCGCCCGTCGCCCTCGTGCTCGGCGCGCAGGTCTACCCGAGCGGGCGGCCCTCGCCGTTCCTCGCCGGCCGTCTCGACCGCGCCAAGGAGCTCTACGACGCCGGCCTCGTCCGCGTGATCCTCGTGTCGGGCGACAACATGGCCCGCGAGTACAACGAGCCCGACGCGATGCGCTCCTACCTCCTCGCGGCGGGCGTCCCCGCCGACAAGGTCGTCGCCGACTACGCCGGCTTCGACACCTACGACTCCTGCGCCCGGGCGCAGCGGATCTTCGGCGTCGACCGGCTCCTCGTGGTCACGCAGGGCTACCACCTGCCGCGGGCCGTGGCCACCTGCCGGGCCCTGGGCCTCGACGCGGACGGCGTCGCGGACACGAGCGTCAGCGGTTCGGAGGCCTGGCGTCGGGGTGCACTGCGCGACCAGCTCGCGACGGTCAAGACCGTCTTCGACGTCGTCAGCCGTCGCGACCCCGTCCTCGGGGCGCGCGAGACCTCGGTCGACCGCGCGCTGCAGGACTGA